A genomic stretch from Scatophagus argus isolate fScaArg1 chromosome 19, fScaArg1.pri, whole genome shotgun sequence includes:
- the thbd gene encoding thrombomodulin, translating to MHKNLNEHKSDSNMKDVRGLFAVFLTILMGRVDGIQPSNGYCIGSQCFTVTHDPIDYKTAQNQCGDQGHLMTVRSTVSNDILTLLLGNIKGRFWIGLHRTTGCPDAASKLKGFQWVTKDSESDFSNWPATFNNSCSSHRCVSVSQEDDFKWIQEPCGEVVTGYLCEYSFTEPCESREVADWESVTYRIPMGFEGEDLLSLPPGSTAIQMPGETKYICSSAQWLQAPWNCEINKGGCEYKCAVDPKHVPFCYCPPGQIVNPANKITCEVTTEDPCLSLRCAHACYKNGDSYACICDHGFKLAQDGRSCEDFNDCTDARQCPGVNFACVNTVGGFQCVCKDGYKMTGDLCVDVDECVSAPCEHMCTNTPGSYECSCYDGYKEDPNSPSKCKLHCGEEECVAECDPNDRFQCFCPEGYIAEERADVTVCIDMDECSSFFCDQGCENTPGSYVCSCSAGYTLVGQYTCIKNEGETDSDGGLEGSGTSTIPNVLLTTPVPHPADPTRQPSAVTVGGLVGIIVCTVIFIVLVVFLAHHFLSGRGKMEGAGALKGPEDEAHDLRRVTSDTPKEKS from the coding sequence ATGCACAAGAACCTAAACGAACACAAGTCAGATTCAAACATGAAGGATGTTAGAGGACTGTTTGCTGTCTTCCTGACTATCCTTATGGGAAGAGTCGATGGGATACAGCCGAGTAACGGTTACTGCATCGGGAGCCAGTGCTTCACAGTTACCCACGATCCCATCGATTACAAGACGGCGCAGAATCAATGCGGAGATCAAGGCCACTTGATGACAGTGCGTTCGACTGTATCCAATGATATTCTTACTCTCTTGTTGGGAAACATTAAGGGTCGGTTTTGGATCGGTTTACATCGAACCACCGGCTGTCCAGACGCTGCTTCCAAGCTGAAAGGTTTCCAGTGGGTGACCAAAGACAGTGAAAGTGACTTTTCGAACTGGCCGGCAACTTTTAATAACAGCTGTTCTTCTCATCGCTGCGTCTCGGTTTCCCAAGAGGATGATTTTAAATGGATCCAGGAACCATGCGGCGAAGTTGTAACCGGGTATCTCTGTGAGTACAGCTTCACCGAGCCGTGCGAAAGCCGAGAAGTTGCAGACTGGGAGTCTGTCACCTACAGAATTCCCATGGGGTTTGAGGGCGAGGATTTGCTGTCTCTGCCCCCTGGAAGCACCGCTATCCAGATGCCAGGTGAGACGAAATACATCTGCTCTTCCGCGCAGTGGCTGCAGGCGCCCTGGAACTGCGAGATAAACAAGGGTGGCTGTGAGTACAAATGCGCAGTGGACCCCAAACATGTGCCCTTCTGCTACTGTCCGCCGGGACAAATCGTCAACCCTGCAAATAAAATCACCTGCGAAGTGACCACAGAAGACCCGTGTCTTTCCCTGCGCTGCGCGCACGCCTGCTACAAAAATGGGGACTCTTACGCGTGCATATGTGACCACGGCTTTAAACTGGCGCAGGACGGCAGGTCGTGCGAGGACTTCAACGACTGCACGGACGCGCGGCAGTGTCCCGGGGTGAACTTCGCGTGCGTCAACACAGTCGGTGGGTTCCAGTGCGTCTGCAAGGATGGATACAAGATGACCGGCGACCTGTGCGTCGAcgtggatgagtgtgtgtccGCTCCATGTGAGCACATGTGCACCAACACTCCCGGTAGCTACGAGTGCTCTTGTTATGACGGATATAAAGAGGACCCAAACTCACCGAGTAAGTGTAAACTGCACTGCGGTGAGGAGGAATGCGTCGCCGAGTGCGACCCGAATGACAGGTTCCAGTGCTTCTGCCCTGAGGGTTACATAGCAGAGGAAAGGGCAGACGTTACGGTTTGTATTGACATGGACGAGtgctcttcctttttttgtgaCCAGGGTTGTGAAAACACACCCGGCAGCTATGTGTGCTCTTGCTCTGCAGGGTATACACTAGTTGGTCAGTATACGTGCATAAAAAACGAGGGTGAAACCGACTCAGATGGAGGGTTGGAGGGCTCTGGGACTTCTACGATTCCCAACGTCCTCCTCACAACACCTGTGCCACATCCGGCAGATCCAACAAGGCAGCCCTCAGCTGTGACAGTGGGGGGGCTTGTTGGGATTATAGTGTGCACTGTCATTTTTATCGTCTTGGTGGTTTTTCTGGCTCATCACTTCCTCAGCGGTAGAGGGAAGATGGAGGGCGCCGGTGCTCTTAAAGGTCCAGAGGACGAAGCGCACGATTTAAGGCGAGTGACGAGTGACACTCCAAAGgaaaaaagctga
- the LOC124050440 gene encoding toll-like receptor 5: MWTLPLHLVFLALHLQVTTCYQSCTLNGLVADCASQHHYWVPVLPHNITALYLEMNYISEINSTSLRSYGKLLELDLGKQNVLLTIKNNAFLRQRKLTRLVLGFNNHLQLEPRAFAGLFNLQHLFLDYCNLKDSILKESYLQPLLSLEMLDLFGNEIVRLQPGQFFSKLTKFTQLNLKLNQIERLCEEDLAGFWGKQFHILNLNSNHLNRMFRGDFDWKRCGNPFRMMAFNTLDLSSNGFNLNSSRQFFKVIEGTPIAHLVFSGHLGKGFSHNNFPDPDESTFSGLMNSAVNILDLSKNRIFALERAVFNLLKDAVIIDVSNNKINQINANAFNGLQGHLRMLNLSFNLLGEIYSYTFTNLTDLRVLDLSYNHIGALGYQTFSGLPKLRALYLTGNSLQDLGFPASLPNLEFLLLDDNRLKSLISIIDLGINSIHFDVRNNRLTNLEDVYVILSHFSHLQNFFYGGNFIKWCTLRANISVPHNNSLKVLDLHDSSLQILWTQGKCLDLFDHLENLLGLNLSFNSLGTLPQGIFSGLSSIIEIDLSFNALTYLQPDVFPGSLKRLNLESNFLASPDPMTFKSLSFLSLAANRFHCDCHLESFFKWLNVTNITFLSPVEEYRCEFPAAFHNFPLLNYSTIIEPCEKDDEMAVQDLKFVLFILSVLLISTVILCGIIYARFRGQVFIIYKKIVGRVLKGSEPTPPMEEMKYDAFLCFSNSDYKWVEAALLKKLDNQFSEENMFRCCFEARDFLPGEDHLSNIRDAIWGSRKTVCIVSNEFLKDGWCLEAFTLAQGRMLEELTNVLIMLVVGKLTHYQLRKYETVRAFVQGRDYLIWPEDPQDLEWFYEQLTSQILKDTKVKKLAEDKPEPAQPDIQSQNEDGIQLENIRAIAM; the protein is encoded by the exons ATGTGGACGCTGCCTCTTCATTTGGTTTTTCTTGCATTACACCTACAG GTGACCACATGCTACCAATCATGCACTTTAAATGGCCTGGTAGCTGATTGTGCCTCACAGCACCACTACTGGGTTCCTGTTCTGCCTCACAACATCACCGCCCTCTACTTGGAGATGAACTACATCAGTGAGATCAACAGCACCTCGCTCAGAAGCTACGGCAAGCTGCTGGAATTAGATCTTGGAAAGCAGAATGTTTTGCTTACCATAAAGAACAATGCTTTTCTCAGgcagagaaaactgacacggtTGGTCCTAGGATTCAATAATCATCTTCAGCTGGAGCCAAGAGCATTTGCAGGGCTGTTTAATTTACAGCACCTCTTTTTGGATTATTGCAATTTGAAAGACTCCATACTGAAAGAATCCTATCTGCAGCCACTTTTGTCTTTAGAAATGCTTGATCTCTTTGGTAACGAAATAGTGAGGCTCCAGCCTGGACAATTCTTCTCAAAACTAACAAAGTTCACACAACTAAACCTTAAACTGAATCAGATTGAAAGATTATGTGAAGAAGATCTCGCTGGTTTCTGGGGCAAACAATTCCATATCCTGAACTTGAATTCCAATCACTTAAACAGGATGTTTCGTGGAGATTTTGACTGGAAAAGGTGTGGAAACCCTTTCAGAATGATGGCCTTTAACACTCTTGATTTGTCCAGCAATGGGTTCAACTTGAACTCATCACGTCAATTTTTCAAAGTAATAGAGGGGACACCAATTGCTCATCTTGTATTCTCTGGACACCTAGGCAAAGGCTTTTCACATAACAACTTCCCTGACCCAGATGAAAGCACATTCAGTGGCCTCATGAACAGTGCGGTTAACATCTTAGATCTGTCTAAGAATAGGATATTTGCTTTGGAGAGGGCTGTTTTCAATCTTCTAAAGGATGCAGTAATTATTGATGTTTCcaacaacaaaatcaatcagATTAACGCAAATGCCTTTAATGGTCTTCAAGGACATTTACGAATGCTCAACCTTTCATTCAACCTCCTAGGAGAAATATATTCTTATACATTCACTAATCTGACAGACCTCAGGGTGTTGGATTTGTCTTATAACCACATCGGTGCATTAGGATACCAAACCTTCAGTGGTCTTCCAAAATTACGTGCATTATATTTGACAGGAAACTCACTGCAAGACCTGGGTTTTCCTGCATCATTACCAAACTTAGAGTTTCTTCTTTTGGATGATAATAGGTTGAAATCATTAATCAGCATCATTGACTTGGGCATCAACAGTATTCACTTTGACGTGAGAAATAACAGATTAACAAACTTGGAGGatgtttatgtcattttatctcatttcagTCATCTCCAGAATTTCTTCTATGGTGGCAACTTCATCAAGTGGTGCACCCTAAGAGCGAACATTTCAGTACCTCATAATAATAGTTTGAAAGTGTTGGATCTTCATGACAGCTCCCTGCAGATCTTGTGGACACAGGGGAAATGTCTTGACCTGTTTGATCATCTCGAGAATCTACTCGGTCTAAATTTAAGCTTCAATTCACTGGGGACTCTTCCACAAGGAATTTTCAGTGGTCTCAGCTCGATCATAGAGATTGACCTTTCATTTAATGCCTTAACCTATCTGCAGCCAGATGTCTTCCCAGGCAGTCTGAAAAGACTCAACTTGGAAAGCAACTTCCTAGCATCACCAGATCCTATGACTTTTAAgtctctcagcttcctcagtcTCGCTGCAAATCGGTTTCATTGCGATTGCCATTTGGAAAGCTTCTTCAAGTGGCTGAATGTGACAAATATCACATTCCTGAGCCCAGTGGAGGAGTACAGGTGTGAGTTTCCAGCTGCTTTCCATAACTTTCCTCTGCTGAATTACTCCACCATCATTGAACCGTGTgagaaagatgatgaaatgGCTGTTCAAGATCTTAAGTTTGTCCTCTTCATCTTATCTGTCCTTCTTATAAGCACAGTCATCCTCTGCGGAATTATTTACGCCCGTTTCAGAGGTCAGGTATTCATCATCTACAAAAAGATTGTCGGTAGAGTTCTCAAGGGCTCAGAACCAACACCACCTATGGAAGAGATGAAGTACGACGCCTTCCTCTGCTTTAGCAACAGTGACTACAAGTGGGTGGAAGCCGCTTTGCTGAAAAAGCTGGATAACCAGTTTTCAGAGGAGAACATGTTCCGTTGCTGTTTTGAGGCCAGAGACTTTCTACCAGGGGAGGATCATCTTTCCAATATCAGAGATGCCATTTGGGGCAGCAGGAAGACTGTGTGCATCGTCTCCAATGAGTTCCTCAAAG ATGGTTGGTGCTTGGAGGCATTCACCTTGGCCCAGGGCCGGATGCTAGAGGAACTGACAAATGTCCTGATTATGTTGGTGGTAGGGAAG CTGACTCACTACCAACTGAGGAAGTACGAGACAGTCAGAGCTTTTGTCCAGGGGAGAGACTACCTCATCTGGCCAGAGGACCCTCAGGACCTGGAGTGGTTTTATGAACAACTCACCTCACAGATACTCAAAGACACTAAGGTGAAAAAGCTTGCAGAGGACAAACCTGAGCCTGCCCAGCCTGACATTCAGTCTCAGAATGAGGACGGTATCCAGCTTGAGAACATCAGAGCAATTGCCATGTGA
- the LOC124050442 gene encoding thrombomodulin-like, protein MMPTTNALIVCVIFLCGLEEAVVSQHGRCTGNQCFALFQEPENFLGAQKRCKGLDGKLLTFNSPDTRTIMTILPIGLSGSYWLELSSTDRPREEAAAGLQNCSSISVSIERNFTVTWKPCRENLDGFLCNYTFTEPCGVLKAGGGAQVKYTVPMGFEANDTEAFPPGTIAVAQRTGVKYPDSKHLCFSKGWIRAPWNCEVLQGGCEYSCNSTCHCPARQTLHPNNITCSKDPCAECAQECQREGDIYVCKCNRGYRLAQDGRSCVDVNECEEDNPCTGEGEECKNTQGDFECGCEDGFEAEDGVCVNIAICESCEHMLCDKFNGVYKCMCREGFKVSDKDPTKCELDCRERDCKAICIPNRDNDKKDMDQCYCPEGYIIDMTNSTAICIDINECELEKQCDHECENSFGGYRCLCNKGFKLHKGYKCVPTEEEEEEEEEDGSGSTPPYPTTVSTHPAAVPPYIKTGSVLGITMFTVLCVALLFFVVRNVAKRCRTFEFSSLKHQNIDIFYLQQVTTETYKRLSFDKPSKNDSQIL, encoded by the coding sequence ATGATGCCTACGACAAACGCGCtgattgtttgtgtgattttcttGTGCGGACTGGAGGAAGCGGTCGTCTCTCAGCACGGTCGTTGCACCGGGAATCAATGTTTTGCGCTTTTCCAGGAGCCCGAAAACTTTCTCGGCGCACAGAAGAGGTGCAAAGGTCTGGATGGAAAGTTACTCACGTTCAACTCGCCAGACACCAGGACAATCATGACGATTCTACCCATCGGGCTCAGCGGCAGTTACTGGCTGGAGCTGAGCAGTACCGACAGGCCaagagaggaagctgctgcaggtCTCCAAAACTGCTCCTCCATCTCCGTGTCGATCGAACGGAACTTCACAGTGACGTGGAAGCCGTGCCGTGAAAATCTGGACGGATTTTTGTGCAACTATACATTCACTGAGCCTTGTGGCGTTTTGAAGGCGGGCGGAGGCGCACAGGTGAAGTACACCGTCCCTATGGGCTTCGAAGCGAATGATACCGAGGCGTTTCCACCAGGAACCATCGCTGTGGCGCAAAGGACTGGCGTCAAATATCCCGACTCGAAGCATTTGTGTTTCTCGAAAGGATGGATTCGAGCTCCCTGGAACTGCGAGGTGCTGCAAGGCGGCTGTGAGTACAGCTGCAACTCCACCTGTCACTGTCCCGCGAGGCAAACTCTCCATCCCAACAATATCACCTGCTCCAAAGACCCGTGCGCCGAGTGCGCGCAGGAGTGCCAACGGGAGGGCGACATCTATGTGTGCAAGTGCAACAGAGGCTACCGGCTGGCGCAGGACGGGAGGAGTTGCGTGGACGTGAATGAGTGTGAAGAGGACAACCCGTGCACAGGTGAGGGTGAAGAATGCAAGAACACTCAGGGAGACTTCGAGTGCGGATGCGAAGATGGCTTCGAAGCAGaggatggagtgtgtgtgaacattgCAATCTGCGAAAGCTGTGAGCACATGCTGTGTGACAAATTCAATGGAGTTTATAAGTGTATGTGCCGAGAGGGGTTTAAGGTGTCAGACAAAGATCCCACCAAGTGTGAGCTTGACtgtagagagagagactgcaaagCCATCTGCATACCAAACCGTGACAATGACAAGAAGGACATGGATCAGTGTTATTGCCCTGAAGGTTACATTATAGACATGACCAACAGCACAGCCATTTGCATTGACATAAATGAATGTGAGCTTGAGAAGCAGTGTGACCACGAGTGTGAAAATTCTTTCGGTGGTTACAGATGTTTGTGCAATAAGGGCTTCAAGCTGCACAAAGGGTACAAGTGTGTACCcactgaagaggaggaggaggaggaggaggaggatggatcGGGCTCAACTCCTCCATACCCCACAACAGTCAGCACTCACCCAGCTGCAGTGCCCCCATACATCAAGACAGGCAGCGTCCTGGGCATCACCATGTTCACAGTGCTGTGTGTCGCACTGCTGTTTTTCGTGGTCCGAAACGTGGCCAAACGTTGCAGAACATTTGAGTTTTCCTCTCTCAAACATCAGAATATCGACATTTTCTATCTGCAGCAGGTGACTACGGAGACGTATAAGAGGCTGTCCTTCGACAAACCGAGTAAAAATGACTCACAAATACTTTAA